A window of the Trichoderma asperellum chromosome 4, complete sequence genome harbors these coding sequences:
- a CDS encoding uncharacterized protein (CAZy:AA4), translating to MKSLFSSIRFLRQLQNKAPSIRGVSTFSQRQGHRRGPAAFLLIGLLLGGVATTSGPKFTLTSNSNIDTQPRWSGTTREPLLRSKYADEKTTLKAVGEIQRELGSEAVSIDPDDIEVHSYSEWSSSNTDTKPVAVVRPKSTEKVSIIAKICSKYKVPMTPYGAGSSMEGNFSSPFSGICIDLSEMNKIVEFHPDDMDVVVQAGVNWMKLNAEIKDSGLFLPPDPGPMAHIGGMIATNCSGTNAMRYGAMKDYVVNLTVVLADGTVIKTRQRPRKTSAGYNLNSLFTGSEGTLGIVTEATLKLAIQPRSFSVATVAFKSIHAAAAAASSLVRAGLPLAALELMDEVGMEMINRGGGTEGKMWEELPTLFIKFSGTESSVKESIQEARAICRRHNPSNFEGVNTKKEMDSLWSARREAALVANAMKPEGTVMFATDVAVPISRMADLIEGSKDKANRHGFVNSVIGHVGDGNFHQAIFHNPSVASDVEKIKDCVDSMVYKAIEMEGTVTGEHGIGIGKKNGLIKELGLPTVGVMKAVKDALDPHWLLNPGKVFDE from the exons ATGAAGTCCCTATTCAGCAGCATAAGGTTTCTGCGCCAATTACAGAATAAAGCCCCGAGTATTCGGGGCGTATCAACCTTTTCGCAACGTCAAGGACACCGGAGAGGACCAGCAGCTTTTCTGTTAATTGGACTGTTACTTGGGGGCGTTGCAACAACTTCAGGACCTAAATTTACATTGACATCCAACTCAAATATCGACACACAACCAAGATGGAGCGGAACCACTCGAGAACCCTTGCTACGATCCAAGTATGCTGATGAGAAGACTACGCTAAAA GCTGTTGGCGAAATCCAACGTGAATTGGGCTCAGAAGCTGTGAGCATTGATCCAGACGACATAGAAGTCCACAGCTACTCTGAGTGGTCATCGAGCAACACAGACACAAAGCCAGTTGCCGTTGTGCGGCCCAAGTCTACAGAGAAAGTATCGATAATTGCAAAGATATGCTCCAAGTATAAAGTTCCAATGACTCCATATGGAGCCGGATCTAGCATGGAAGGAAATTTCAGCTCCCCCTTTTCAGGTATATGCATCGACTTGTCGGAAATGAATAAGATTGTTGAATTTCATCCCGACGATATGGACGTTGTGGTACAGGCTGGCGTCAACTGGATGAAACTGAATGCggaaataaaagacagcGGCCTCTTCTTGCCTCCCGACCCGGGTCCAATGGCTCACATCGGCGGCATGATAGCTACCAATTGCAGTGGAACCAACGCCATGAGATATGGCGCGATGAAAGACTATGTCGTCAACCTCACGGTTGTTCTGGCCGATGGGACAGTCATCAAAACGCGGCAAAGACCAAGGAAGACTTCGGCCGGATATAATCTCAATTCTTTGTTCACTGGGTCGGAAGGCACTCTTGGCATTGTCACTGAGGCCACCCTCAAATTGGCGATACAACCAAGGAGCTTTAGCGTAGCAACGGTAGCTTTCAAATCGATCCAtgccgctgcagccgctgcatcTTCGCTGGTTCGCGCGGGCCTCCCCCTTGCTGCGTTGGAACTGATGGACGAAGTGGGAATGGAAATGATAAATAGGGGCGGAGGAACCGAAGGCAAGATGTGGGAAGAACTTCCGACTTTGTTCATAAA GTTCTCAGGTACCGAGAGTTCAGTCAAGGAGAGCATTCAAGAGGCCCGAGCCATATGTCGGCGGCATAATCCCAGCAACTTTGAAGGCGTGAATAccaagaaagagatggatTCTCTATGGTCAGCTagaagagaagctgcctTGGTGGCAAATGCAATGAAACCAGAGGGCACCGTCATGTTTGCCACAGACGTTGCTGTGCCTATATCCCGCATGGCCGATCTCATCG AGGGATCTAAAGACAAAGCAAATCGCCATGGTTTCGTGAATTCCGTTATAGGGCATGTGGGAGATGGAAACTTTCATCAGGCAATATTTCATAATCCCAGCGTGGCTAGTGATgtagagaaaataaaggatTGTGTCGATTCGATGGTATATAAGGCAATTGAGATGGAGGGAACTGTAACG GGTGAGCACGGTATTGGCATTGGGAAAAAG AACGGCCTTATCAAAGAGCTGGGTTTGCCGACAGTTGGCGTCATGAAGGCCGTGAAGGATGCACTTGATCCGCA TTGGCTATTGAATCCGGGAAAAGTATTTGATGAGTGA
- a CDS encoding uncharacterized protein (EggNog:ENOG41) has translation MNGSHNDGFTQSPAVESGVDSITESFRWLEEGEDLDLRLCLDDETQPNPKQGKKKRVPFPRHLSISKLSFGRPSVQLSRPGTRGAAMASPALSEQFVLSSTPNPSGHFRRRSRAMSLISPNKGQMSDDSTLVDQAPSHYQDPEARMKLRVYLASPHKFDEAIEFGFPSYDMQGGETSHVRSFSRQGSSDRMHNLTSDDVESLISDPASPTDMASPRTPMSMDHPSVEHSPHLPQEGTWPANYAQAPASSREMTLRMTLTRPDLRADEEQMYGWQKPSSAKPQAHNGSAQPRSYVRATTTKDSIEKQFAAFDQDNASADNSMVKRFWNRVRRS, from the coding sequence ATGAACGGCTCTCATAACGATGGATTCACACAGTCTCCTGCAGTGGAGTCAGGGGTAGATTCGATCACAGAAAGCTTCCGATGGCTTGAGGAGGGTGAAGACTTGGACCTTCGTCTTTGCTTGGATGACGAGACCCAGCCCAACCCAAagcaagggaagaaaaagcgaGTGCCATTTCCTCGACACCTATCGATTTCAAAACTTTCTTTTGGACGGCCTTCGGTTCAGTTGAGCCGCCCGGGAACCAGAGGAGCAGCTATGGCTTCTCCGGCATTGAGCGAGCAATTCGTATTATCTTCCACGCCAAATCCTTCTGGCCACTTCCGTCGACGGTCTCGAGCCATGTCTCTAATCTCGCCAAACAAGGGCCAGATGTCTGACGACTCTACTCTTGTTGATCAAGCCCCATCCCACTACCAAGATCCTGAGGCTCGCATGAAGCTTCGCGTATACCTCGCTTCCCCGCACAAGTTTGATGAGGCTATTGAGTTTGGATTTCCGTCATATGACATGCAAGGAGGAGAGACCTCTCACGTTCGATCATTCTCACGTCAAGGCTCATCTGATAGGATGCACAATTTGACTAGCGATGATGTCGAGTCACTAATCAGTGACCCTGCGTCGCCTACCGATATGGCCTCGCCGAGAACACCGATGAGCATGGATCACCCATCTGTCGAGCATTCACCACATCTACCACAGGAGGGAACATGGCCTGCCAACTACGCCCAGGCTCCAGCGTCGTCTCGTGAAATGACGCTGCGGATGACACTGACACGGCCTGATCTTCGAGCCGACGAGGAACAAATGTATGGCTGGCAAAAGCCATCATCGGCCAAGCCACAGGCCCATAATGGATCCGCTCAGCCAAGGTCATATGTCCGAGCTACCACTACCAAGGACAGCATCGAGAAGCAATTCGCCGCCTTCGACCAAGACAATGCTAGCGCCGATAACAGCATGGTAAAGCGTTTTTGGAACCGAGTCCGCCGATCATAA